In Horticoccus luteus, the following proteins share a genomic window:
- a CDS encoding Crp/Fnr family transcriptional regulator gives MPKSLRAADLKLTGLMSTLRCSQFFIGVPADDLTTIAGFAQTLAVPKGSYLFHEGDPSRGFYVVQSGAINVHRVNAAGKEQVIHIFRPGESFAEAALASPTGYPADARAIETSTVLLLPKAPVLELIGRRPDLALRMLGSMSAHLRVLVGMLDDLTLKDVETRLVHWLLRHGRTDAAVVPLRGTKRVLAAELGTSSETLSRTLARLRDGGLISVGAKAITICDHTALAALFRHHLGEA, from the coding sequence ATGCCCAAGTCCCTTCGCGCCGCCGACCTCAAGCTCACCGGCCTCATGAGCACGCTCCGGTGCAGCCAGTTCTTCATCGGCGTCCCGGCGGATGACCTCACGACGATCGCGGGCTTCGCCCAGACGCTCGCCGTGCCCAAGGGCTCCTACTTGTTTCACGAAGGCGATCCCTCGCGCGGCTTCTACGTCGTGCAATCCGGCGCCATCAACGTCCACCGCGTCAACGCCGCCGGCAAGGAGCAGGTGATCCACATCTTTCGCCCCGGCGAATCGTTCGCCGAAGCCGCCCTCGCTTCACCCACCGGCTACCCCGCCGACGCGCGCGCCATCGAGACCAGCACTGTCCTCCTGCTGCCCAAGGCCCCTGTGCTCGAGCTCATCGGCCGCCGCCCCGATCTCGCCCTGCGCATGCTCGGCTCCATGAGCGCCCACCTGCGCGTGCTCGTCGGCATGCTCGACGACCTCACGCTCAAAGACGTCGAAACGCGCCTCGTTCACTGGCTCCTCCGCCACGGCCGCACCGACGCCGCCGTCGTCCCGCTCCGCGGCACCAAACGCGTTCTCGCGGCCGAGCTTGGCACCAGCAGCGAAACCCTCTCGCGCACCCTCGCCCGCCTCCGCGATGGCGGCCTGATTTCCGTCGGCGCGAAAGCGATCACCATCTGCGATCACACCGCCCTCGCCGCCCTCTTCCGCCACCACCTCGGCGAAGCGTAA
- a CDS encoding ABC transporter permease — protein MISIALKMLLSDRVKYAGLLFGLTFTAFLVTFAASYFGGMMTRSFALIADNPSADVWVMDPAVSAVDQTIDLPDHALLRVRSVTGVRSASQLSVAHADLRFADGRFQSVEVIGVDDATLAGLPPLADGAADALRIPNAAIADAGGTSGKLETPVSPRDRWPFRPHLNAPLRPLARGDEVIVNDQRVQIVGRGHGRPWFPPRPLLFTTLSTARRILPPERERLTFVLARVAPGASPAAVARRIASRTGLRARTATEFKADTVRWMLANSEDVGDAITMLTIAMLVGLGVTGVMMFMFTHQNLRAYAVLQAMGAQVSTLLGVVWLQAAICGAIGTGLGLGLCTLAGAVFTRLDFPFHMLWFAPVAGVVAVIFVSGAAAALSLRPLLTLRPAELLAG, from the coding sequence ATGATTTCCATCGCGCTAAAGATGTTGCTGAGCGACCGCGTCAAATATGCAGGCCTGCTGTTCGGCCTCACCTTCACCGCCTTCCTCGTGACGTTTGCGGCCTCCTATTTTGGCGGCATGATGACGCGCAGCTTTGCCCTCATCGCCGACAATCCGTCGGCCGACGTGTGGGTCATGGACCCGGCGGTGTCGGCCGTCGATCAAACCATCGATCTGCCCGATCATGCGCTCTTGCGCGTCCGGAGCGTCACCGGCGTGCGATCAGCGTCTCAGTTGAGCGTGGCTCATGCCGATCTTCGTTTCGCCGACGGCCGGTTTCAAAGCGTCGAAGTGATCGGAGTCGACGATGCCACTCTGGCCGGGCTGCCTCCGCTCGCAGACGGAGCCGCCGACGCACTCCGCATCCCCAACGCCGCGATTGCGGACGCGGGCGGCACCAGCGGAAAATTGGAGACGCCGGTCTCTCCCCGCGACCGCTGGCCTTTCCGGCCCCACCTCAACGCGCCACTCCGGCCCCTCGCGCGAGGCGATGAAGTGATCGTCAACGACCAACGCGTGCAAATCGTGGGGCGCGGCCACGGCCGGCCGTGGTTTCCGCCGCGCCCGCTCCTGTTCACCACGCTCTCCACCGCCCGGCGCATCCTGCCGCCTGAGCGGGAACGCCTCACCTTTGTGCTCGCGCGCGTCGCGCCCGGCGCATCGCCGGCCGCGGTGGCTCGCCGCATTGCCTCACGCACCGGCCTGCGGGCTCGCACCGCCACCGAGTTCAAAGCCGACACCGTGCGCTGGATGCTCGCCAATTCCGAAGATGTCGGTGACGCGATCACGATGCTCACCATCGCGATGCTGGTCGGTTTGGGCGTCACTGGCGTGATGATGTTTATGTTCACCCATCAAAACCTGCGGGCCTACGCGGTGCTCCAGGCGATGGGCGCGCAAGTCAGCACGCTCCTCGGCGTCGTCTGGCTCCAGGCCGCGATCTGCGGCGCGATCGGCACGGGCCTCGGATTAGGGCTTTGCACGCTCGCCGGCGCGGTGTTCACGCGCTTGGATTTTCCCTTTCACATGCTGTGGTTCGCTCCCGTGGCCGGTGTGGTGGCGGTCATCTTCGTGAGCGGCGCCGCGGCCGCGCTCAGCCTGCGTCCCCTGCTCACCCTGCGGCCCGCCGAACTCCTCGCCGGCTGA
- a CDS encoding cupin domain-containing protein has protein sequence MNTLLSPTEPGHLSLLAPVATTTHGIVSRAVITTPALRLTLFHFAVGQELSEHTSKARAIVQILTGGCRFTVNGTAHELRAGDLLAMPPRAPHSVFATEAFSMLLTQITEPAATETAAPAATAAPSAR, from the coding sequence ATGAACACCCTCCTTTCTCCCACGGAGCCCGGACACCTCTCACTCCTCGCGCCCGTTGCCACCACCACGCACGGCATCGTGAGCCGCGCCGTCATCACCACGCCGGCCTTGCGCCTCACGCTCTTTCACTTCGCCGTCGGCCAGGAACTCTCGGAACACACCAGCAAAGCCCGCGCGATCGTGCAGATCCTCACCGGCGGCTGCCGCTTCACGGTCAACGGCACCGCGCACGAACTGCGCGCCGGCGATCTCCTCGCGATGCCGCCCCGTGCCCCGCATTCCGTTTTCGCCACCGAAGCCTTCTCGATGTTGCTCACGCAAATCACCGAACCCGCCGCCACCGAGACCGCCGCGCCCGCCGCCACCGCGGCCCCGTCCGCCCGCTGA
- the cas1 gene encoding CRISPR-associated endonuclease Cas1: MSQHSDPAADLLPARMLNEFVYCPRLFYYEHVEGVFLHSADTRRGAEEHKRVDAGKGGLPKAKKTAAAAEPTSISSAADRAGETDAPGAPDAVTSGNAEGAPSESAAADSAAPTPPLDAEIIHARSVMLGSERLGVVAKLDLVEVTLGATATCATDASAPSEAGPRSPRSAASVCPVEYKAGAPREGDDGRDLWDTDRMQLGLQILLLRENGYACEEGVVFYRQTRQRVRFVLTLEDEAWIRRSIAAARACATGAIPAPLDHSPKCVRCSLAPVCLPDETHFLQHADDELPPPEAQLGLPGLTHDLLPGDDAQAALLADGFATDDPAWLALPEPRLPRSAGDGEVRRLMAPDTDTKVLYVNTPGVMITKKGETVVVKEKGDTLSEVRMKDLHHLAIFGPAQISTALIQTLCEHEVPVSYFSLGGWFYGLTRGHGLTNVFTRIRQFARAAEPEQALPLARLFVYGKIRNQRTLLMRNHVEAPAPALRALKHAASAALVAPAQATLLGIEGAAALVYFRHFSGMIKAAEDPDEIPGLEEPTAIAPAQKEFNFDFKTRNRRPPRDPVNALLSLAYSLLARDCTVAALAVGFDPYIGLYHQPRFGRPSLALDVMEEFRPLVADSAVLTAINNRMLTPADFVQAGEAVNLTMAGRKRFFLAYEKRMSDTITHPLFDYKVSYRRAIELQFRLLARTLTGEIDRYLPFLTR; the protein is encoded by the coding sequence ATGAGCCAGCACTCCGATCCCGCCGCCGATCTGCTGCCGGCGCGCATGCTCAACGAGTTTGTCTACTGTCCGCGATTGTTCTACTACGAGCACGTCGAAGGCGTTTTTCTTCATAGCGCCGATACGCGGCGGGGCGCCGAGGAACACAAACGCGTTGACGCCGGCAAGGGCGGTTTGCCCAAAGCGAAAAAGACGGCCGCGGCGGCAGAGCCCACGAGCATCTCCTCAGCCGCGGACCGTGCCGGCGAAACCGACGCGCCGGGCGCGCCCGACGCCGTCACCAGCGGCAACGCGGAAGGCGCTCCGTCGGAGTCTGCGGCTGCTGATTCTGCCGCCCCAACGCCGCCACTCGACGCGGAGATCATCCACGCGCGCTCGGTGATGCTGGGTTCGGAAAGGTTGGGCGTCGTGGCCAAGCTCGATCTGGTGGAAGTGACGCTCGGCGCAACGGCGACGTGCGCAACTGACGCGAGTGCGCCCAGTGAGGCCGGACCGCGCTCGCCGCGTTCGGCGGCTTCGGTTTGTCCGGTCGAATACAAAGCGGGTGCGCCGCGGGAAGGCGACGATGGGCGCGATTTGTGGGACACCGACCGGATGCAACTCGGGTTGCAAATCCTCCTGCTGCGCGAAAACGGCTACGCCTGCGAGGAGGGCGTGGTGTTCTATCGGCAGACGCGCCAACGCGTGCGTTTCGTGCTCACGTTGGAGGACGAGGCGTGGATCCGGCGCAGCATCGCCGCGGCGCGCGCGTGTGCGACCGGCGCGATTCCGGCGCCGCTCGATCACTCGCCCAAATGCGTGCGCTGCTCATTGGCTCCGGTTTGCCTGCCGGATGAAACGCATTTTCTCCAGCACGCGGACGACGAATTGCCGCCGCCGGAAGCGCAACTCGGTTTGCCCGGCCTGACGCACGATTTGCTTCCGGGCGACGATGCGCAGGCGGCGCTCCTAGCGGATGGATTCGCCACCGACGACCCGGCTTGGCTGGCGTTGCCTGAACCGCGCTTGCCGCGATCCGCAGGCGATGGCGAGGTGCGCCGGCTGATGGCGCCGGATACCGACACGAAGGTGCTCTACGTGAATACGCCCGGTGTGATGATCACGAAGAAAGGCGAGACCGTCGTGGTGAAAGAGAAGGGGGATACGCTGTCGGAAGTGCGGATGAAAGATCTGCATCACCTCGCCATTTTCGGCCCGGCGCAGATTTCGACGGCGCTGATTCAAACGCTCTGTGAGCACGAGGTGCCGGTCTCGTATTTTTCCCTCGGCGGCTGGTTTTACGGGCTGACGCGCGGACATGGGTTGACGAACGTGTTCACGCGCATCCGCCAGTTTGCGCGCGCGGCCGAGCCGGAGCAGGCGCTGCCCCTCGCGCGTTTGTTTGTATATGGGAAAATCCGCAATCAGCGGACGCTCCTCATGCGCAATCACGTCGAAGCGCCGGCGCCGGCATTGCGCGCGTTGAAACATGCGGCCTCGGCGGCGCTGGTTGCGCCCGCGCAAGCCACGCTGCTGGGCATCGAGGGGGCGGCGGCGCTCGTTTATTTTCGCCACTTCAGCGGCATGATTAAAGCCGCGGAGGATCCCGATGAGATTCCCGGGCTGGAAGAGCCGACAGCGATCGCGCCGGCGCAGAAGGAGTTCAACTTCGATTTCAAGACGCGCAACCGGCGTCCGCCGCGCGATCCGGTCAACGCGTTGCTCTCGCTCGCCTACAGTCTGCTGGCGCGCGACTGCACCGTGGCGGCACTGGCCGTCGGGTTCGATCCTTACATCGGCCTCTATCATCAACCGCGGTTTGGGCGCCCGTCGCTGGCGCTCGATGTGATGGAGGAGTTTCGACCGTTGGTGGCGGATTCGGCGGTGCTGACGGCGATCAACAACCGGATGCTCACGCCGGCGGATTTCGTGCAGGCGGGCGAGGCGGTGAATCTCACGATGGCGGGAAGAAAGCGCTTCTTCCTCGCGTATGAAAAACGCATGAGCGACACGATCACGCACCCGCTGTTCGATTACAAAGTGAGTTACCGCCGCGCGATCGAACTGCAATTCCGGTTGCTGGCGCGCACGCTCACAGGAGAGATCGACCGTTACCTGCCGTTTCTCACGCGATGA
- a CDS encoding SCO family protein, whose protein sequence is MKKIPLLLALSLTVISAAPLTAAPACCAPDSPSPAVAPPAAFTNESIYQLDGHFTDDSGRPFALGSLRGRTVVLDMFFASCGYACPLTVTDMLGLQNGLPADRREHVAFVLVTFDVAHDTPAVLARYRAERHLGDNWVLLRGDASTVRELAALIGEHFKQNGDGSFSHSNLLTVLNPEGEIVHQRTGLKGGLAETARALAVAP, encoded by the coding sequence ATGAAAAAAATTCCTCTCCTGCTTGCTCTCTCCCTCACCGTCATCAGCGCCGCACCTCTCACCGCCGCGCCCGCCTGCTGCGCGCCCGACTCTCCTTCACCCGCCGTCGCGCCACCCGCCGCGTTTACCAACGAGTCCATTTACCAACTCGACGGTCACTTCACCGATGACTCCGGCCGCCCCTTTGCCCTCGGCTCCCTGCGCGGCCGCACCGTCGTCCTCGACATGTTTTTTGCCTCCTGCGGCTACGCGTGCCCGCTGACCGTCACCGACATGCTCGGCCTGCAAAACGGCTTGCCCGCCGACCGCCGTGAACACGTTGCCTTTGTGCTCGTCACCTTCGACGTCGCACACGACACCCCCGCCGTCCTCGCCCGCTACCGCGCCGAACGCCACCTCGGCGACAACTGGGTTCTCCTCCGCGGCGATGCCTCCACCGTCCGCGAACTCGCCGCCCTCATCGGCGAACACTTCAAGCAAAACGGCGACGGCTCCTTCTCGCATTCCAATCTCCTCACCGTCCTCAACCCCGAAGGCGAAATCGTGCATCAACGCACCGGCCTCAAAGGCGGCCTCGCCGAAACCGCCCGCGCCCTCGCCGTCGCTCCCTGA
- a CDS encoding type II toxin-antitoxin system Phd/YefM family antitoxin produces MKTVSIRELHTRTGHYVRRAATEPITVTDRGQAIARLVPATEPTGVTFAQRRLRPGFKRFLAAGPIGGKDSTQIISEDRDER; encoded by the coding sequence ATGAAAACCGTCTCCATCCGCGAACTCCACACCCGCACCGGCCATTACGTGCGCCGCGCCGCGACCGAGCCCATCACGGTGACCGACCGGGGCCAGGCCATCGCCCGCCTCGTTCCCGCCACCGAACCCACGGGCGTCACTTTCGCCCAACGCCGCCTCCGCCCCGGCTTCAAGCGCTTCCTCGCCGCAGGGCCCATCGGCGGCAAGGATAGCACGCAAATCATTTCCGAGGATCGCGACGAGCGATGA
- a CDS encoding efflux RND transporter periplasmic adaptor subunit — MLPVLAAAGLGIALVTVAGGDHPTSVATLPAAAAPTSPYAVTVAGAGLVEANTENIVIATPLPGLVTKVFVALGDQVEAGMPLFALDDRGLRADLLARRAAIPVAQSQLAQAKYLFDLAASLSASQAMSTEDRETRRFALQKAQAELAQAEADVKAGELQLDRLVVRAPIAGEILQLKIHAGEYATPASPTAGEQPLLLLGDVSPLHVRVDVDEFDAGRLTPTAPATGFLRGRPDHPIPLTFVRLEPYVLPKHSLTGSSTERVDTRVLQVIYRFDPHQTPAFVGQQMDVFIAGAAEASGAAR, encoded by the coding sequence GTGCTCCCCGTCCTTGCGGCCGCCGGCCTCGGCATCGCGCTCGTCACCGTCGCGGGTGGCGACCATCCGACCAGCGTGGCGACATTGCCGGCCGCCGCTGCCCCCACCTCGCCCTATGCCGTCACCGTGGCCGGCGCTGGGCTCGTCGAAGCCAACACCGAAAACATCGTCATCGCGACTCCGCTTCCCGGCCTCGTGACCAAAGTATTTGTCGCGCTCGGCGATCAGGTGGAGGCCGGGATGCCGCTGTTCGCGTTGGACGACCGCGGCCTCCGCGCCGATCTCCTCGCGCGCCGTGCCGCCATCCCTGTGGCGCAGTCGCAGCTCGCGCAAGCGAAGTACTTGTTCGACCTGGCCGCGTCCCTTTCCGCCTCGCAGGCCATGAGCACGGAAGACCGCGAGACCCGCCGCTTCGCATTGCAAAAGGCTCAAGCAGAACTCGCGCAAGCCGAGGCCGACGTGAAGGCGGGGGAGCTCCAGCTTGACCGACTCGTGGTCCGGGCGCCGATCGCCGGGGAGATTTTGCAGCTCAAGATCCACGCGGGCGAGTACGCCACGCCCGCCTCGCCTACGGCCGGCGAACAACCCCTGCTCCTGCTCGGCGATGTTTCGCCCCTCCACGTGCGCGTCGATGTCGATGAGTTCGACGCCGGTCGCCTCACACCCACCGCTCCCGCGACCGGTTTCCTGCGCGGCCGTCCCGACCACCCCATTCCGCTCACCTTTGTGCGCCTTGAGCCCTACGTGCTGCCCAAACATTCCCTCACGGGCAGCAGCACCGAGCGGGTCGACACCCGGGTTCTACAGGTAATCTATCGCTTCGACCCACACCAGACACCCGCGTTCGTCGGTCAACAGATGGATGTTTTTATCGCTGGCGCCGCGGAGGCGTCGGGCGCTGCCCGGTAA
- the cas2 gene encoding CRISPR-associated endonuclease Cas2, with protein MSRTNYIVTYDICDPKRLRKVFKACRDYGLHLQLSVFECDLTAAEKIDFESRLRGLINREKDQVLFIALGPSETRGERVITALGQSYVRVDPPCYVV; from the coding sequence ATGAGCCGGACCAACTACATTGTGACATACGATATCTGCGACCCCAAGCGGTTGAGGAAGGTGTTCAAGGCGTGTCGGGATTACGGGTTGCATTTGCAGCTTTCGGTCTTCGAGTGCGATCTCACGGCGGCGGAGAAAATCGATTTTGAGAGCCGGTTGCGCGGCCTCATTAACCGGGAGAAAGATCAGGTGTTGTTCATCGCTTTGGGACCGTCGGAAACACGGGGCGAGCGCGTGATCACGGCACTGGGGCAGAGTTACGTGCGGGTGGACCCGCCGTGTTATGTCGTGTGA
- a CDS encoding DUF2249 domain-containing protein — MPTSLMKTLDVRPLLARGEEPFSVIRARVDALAVGQGLTVVAPFLPAPLIELLKGEGFQPTIERRSDGGWAVMVWRK; from the coding sequence ATGCCCACCTCCCTCATGAAAACCCTCGACGTCCGGCCGCTGCTCGCGCGCGGCGAAGAACCGTTCTCGGTCATTCGCGCGCGCGTCGATGCCCTCGCCGTCGGCCAAGGCCTCACCGTGGTCGCCCCCTTTCTGCCCGCGCCCCTCATCGAATTGCTCAAAGGCGAAGGCTTTCAGCCGACGATTGAACGCCGCTCCGACGGCGGCTGGGCCGTCATGGTCTGGCGCAAATAA
- a CDS encoding ABC transporter ATP-binding protein, producing the protein MVAPASVRLPDPPVIFCAGVTKTYGDGALAVAALRGVDLEVHAGELMLLAGPSGCGKTTLVSIIAGLLARDGGRCQIDGLDFDALTAREKTRLRGRSLGFVFQSLHLLASLTAVENVAAPLLIAGVRQSTALAQAAALLGEFGFDRRMQQARPARLSGGQQQRVALARAMVHDPRVIVCDEPTSALDGASGHAVMDLLRRSVLSRRRALLVVTHDPRIFNFGDRIAHMEDGRITRVENLPSPHSPRPL; encoded by the coding sequence ATGGTCGCACCCGCATCCGTTCGCTTGCCCGATCCGCCCGTGATTTTTTGCGCCGGCGTCACGAAAACCTACGGCGACGGCGCGCTCGCGGTGGCGGCATTGCGCGGAGTCGATCTCGAGGTGCACGCCGGTGAGCTGATGCTGCTCGCCGGACCCAGCGGCTGCGGCAAGACCACGCTGGTGTCCATCATCGCCGGCCTGCTCGCGCGCGACGGCGGCCGTTGCCAGATTGACGGGCTGGACTTCGATGCACTGACCGCGCGTGAAAAAACCCGCCTCCGCGGACGATCGCTCGGCTTTGTCTTCCAATCCCTGCATCTGCTCGCCTCGCTCACGGCCGTCGAAAACGTGGCCGCGCCGCTCCTGATCGCGGGCGTGCGCCAATCGACTGCGCTTGCCCAGGCGGCGGCCTTGCTGGGCGAGTTCGGCTTCGACCGCCGCATGCAGCAGGCTCGCCCGGCCCGGCTCTCCGGCGGTCAGCAACAGCGCGTGGCCCTCGCCCGCGCGATGGTGCACGATCCCCGCGTGATCGTCTGCGACGAGCCCACCAGCGCGCTCGATGGTGCGAGTGGCCACGCGGTCATGGACCTCCTGCGCCGCTCCGTTCTCTCCCGGCGGCGCGCCCTGCTCGTTGTGACGCACGACCCCCGCATCTTCAATTTCGGTGATCGCATCGCGCACATGGAGGATGGTCGCATCACGCGCGTCGAAAACCTTCCCTCACCTCACTCCCCCCGCCCCCTCTGA
- a CDS encoding type II toxin-antitoxin system VapC family toxin, producing MIYFDSAFIARCYLPEPGHAEVTAFATRSPRIASAEIARIEVASVFHRKLREGAITAAIHRELCAQFADDIAAGTWSFLPITEALLTRAQTAYQTLPATLFVRSADCLHLCAAAEAGFKAIYSNDRHLLAAAPHFKLKGIDLTAGN from the coding sequence ATGATCTACTTCGATAGCGCCTTCATCGCGCGGTGTTACCTGCCGGAGCCGGGCCACGCCGAAGTAACGGCGTTCGCCACCCGCAGCCCCCGGATCGCCAGCGCGGAGATCGCACGCATCGAGGTCGCCTCCGTCTTTCACCGCAAATTGCGCGAAGGTGCCATCACCGCGGCGATCCATCGCGAGTTATGCGCGCAGTTCGCCGACGACATCGCCGCCGGCACGTGGAGCTTTCTGCCGATCACCGAAGCGCTGCTGACCCGCGCCCAAACCGCCTACCAAACCCTTCCCGCCACCCTCTTCGTCCGCTCTGCCGACTGCCTCCACCTTTGCGCCGCTGCCGAAGCCGGCTTCAAGGCGATCTACTCCAACGACCGTCACCTGCTCGCGGCCGCGCCCCACTTTAAGCTCAAGGGCATCGATCTCACCGCCGGCAACTGA
- a CDS encoding MFS transporter, with the protein MSDESANAPEPLRGGGWVRRWRGLAPTARRLLAARFWRSLAQGALVVDLALYLHALGWSGTAIGGVLSGAGLVGAALNVIVGVTSDRLQRKPFLLVYEALTCGCALVAMATTHTAALAAAIVLAGFGRGANGAAGPFSPAEQAWLAEAVAAPQRGMVYSLNTAIGFAGMALGALAATLPAVWRGALGPADSYRPLFAIVLLGNVVNLLLLWRTPERRRVRAGRPVTAAGRAAGAAVRGRENRFLRQLAGLNMLNGLAIGLTGPLITYWFGVRFNLGPGAIAPVMALTFLATAGAALLGGSLTRKAGLVRVVVWGRAGGVAVLLLLPLMPVYALAAVLYGLRSALNRGTIGARQALVVSAISDERRGLAVSLNALSMQIPMSLSPVIAGSLIGAGWFVTPFYVAAVLQAAYVLLYARVFAPQEAEILRTSR; encoded by the coding sequence ATGTCCGACGAATCCGCCAACGCACCTGAACCGCTGCGCGGCGGCGGGTGGGTGCGGCGGTGGCGAGGGCTCGCGCCGACGGCGCGGCGGTTGCTCGCGGCGCGTTTCTGGCGCAGCCTCGCGCAGGGCGCACTGGTGGTGGATCTTGCGTTGTATCTGCACGCGCTCGGTTGGTCCGGGACGGCGATTGGTGGCGTGTTAAGCGGCGCGGGACTGGTCGGTGCGGCGCTGAATGTGATCGTGGGGGTGACGAGCGATCGGCTGCAGCGGAAGCCGTTTCTGCTCGTTTACGAGGCGTTGACGTGCGGGTGCGCACTGGTGGCGATGGCGACGACGCACACGGCGGCGTTGGCGGCGGCGATCGTGCTCGCGGGATTTGGGCGCGGAGCGAATGGCGCGGCGGGGCCGTTTTCGCCGGCCGAGCAGGCGTGGCTGGCGGAGGCGGTGGCGGCGCCGCAACGGGGGATGGTTTACAGCCTGAACACGGCGATCGGTTTTGCCGGCATGGCGCTCGGTGCGCTCGCGGCGACGCTGCCGGCGGTGTGGCGCGGCGCGCTCGGACCGGCGGATAGTTACCGGCCGCTTTTTGCGATCGTGCTGCTCGGCAATGTGGTGAACTTGCTGTTGCTGTGGCGCACGCCGGAGCGGCGGCGCGTGCGCGCGGGGCGGCCGGTGACGGCGGCGGGGCGCGCGGCGGGCGCAGCGGTGCGCGGAAGGGAGAACCGGTTTCTGCGTCAGCTCGCGGGGCTCAATATGCTCAACGGGCTCGCGATCGGACTCACGGGGCCGTTGATCACGTATTGGTTTGGCGTGCGTTTCAATCTGGGGCCGGGCGCGATCGCGCCGGTGATGGCGTTGACGTTTCTCGCGACGGCGGGCGCGGCGTTGCTGGGCGGATCGTTGACGCGCAAAGCGGGGCTGGTGCGCGTGGTGGTGTGGGGGCGCGCGGGTGGCGTGGCGGTGCTGCTCTTGCTGCCATTGATGCCGGTATATGCGCTGGCGGCGGTGCTCTATGGGCTGCGCTCGGCGTTGAACCGCGGGACGATCGGCGCGCGGCAGGCGCTCGTGGTGAGTGCGATCAGCGATGAACGCCGCGGGCTCGCCGTGAGTCTCAACGCGCTGTCGATGCAGATCCCGATGTCGCTGAGTCCGGTGATCGCGGGGAGTCTGATCGGGGCGGGTTGGTTCGTGACGCCGTTCTACGTGGCGGCGGTGTTGCAGGCGGCGTATGTGCTGCTCTACGCGCGGGTGTTTGCTCCGCAGGAGGCGGAGATTTTGCGGACCTCGCGGTGA
- a CDS encoding formylglycine-generating enzyme family protein produces MNTAPAFRSSALALVWLAGAVLPGAAAPTPAPAHSAPPASRTATILIPAGDYVPFSKTPGDAPHQPVAAFRLDEYPVTNAEFLAFVRAHPQWRRSRVSRLFADSTYLNHWAADLEPGPAAPPDSPVVQVSWFAARAYARALHARLPSTAEWEFAAAAGYTSPDGKHDAQLNRDLYAWFARPSPAVLPSIATAKANFYGVRGLHGLVWEWVDDFNTALVANDSRADSGLDRDLFCAAGAVNVKDTNDYAAFMRQALRSSLKANNTTSSLGFRCAYDAPPPPAP; encoded by the coding sequence GTGAACACCGCTCCCGCCTTTCGCTCCAGCGCCCTCGCGCTTGTGTGGCTCGCGGGCGCGGTGCTCCCCGGAGCCGCAGCCCCGACCCCGGCGCCCGCTCACTCCGCGCCGCCCGCCAGCCGCACCGCCACGATTCTCATTCCTGCGGGCGACTACGTGCCGTTCTCGAAAACCCCCGGCGATGCCCCGCACCAACCCGTCGCCGCGTTCCGCCTCGACGAGTATCCGGTCACCAATGCCGAGTTCCTCGCCTTCGTGCGCGCTCATCCCCAGTGGCGCCGCTCGCGCGTGAGCCGCCTCTTCGCCGACTCCACTTATCTCAACCACTGGGCCGCCGACCTCGAACCCGGCCCGGCTGCGCCGCCCGATTCGCCCGTCGTCCAAGTCTCCTGGTTTGCCGCGCGCGCGTATGCCCGCGCCCTCCACGCGCGCCTCCCCTCCACCGCCGAGTGGGAGTTCGCCGCCGCCGCCGGCTACACCAGCCCCGACGGCAAACATGATGCGCAACTCAACCGCGATCTCTATGCATGGTTTGCGCGCCCGTCGCCCGCCGTCCTCCCGTCCATCGCCACCGCGAAAGCCAATTTCTACGGCGTGCGCGGCCTGCACGGCCTCGTGTGGGAGTGGGTCGACGATTTCAACACCGCCCTCGTCGCCAACGATTCCCGCGCCGACTCCGGCCTCGACCGCGACCTCTTCTGCGCCGCCGGCGCCGTGAATGTGAAAGACACCAACGACTACGCCGCCTTCATGCGCCAGGCCCTCCGCTCCTCCCTCAAGGCCAACAACACCACCTCCTCGCTCGGCTTCCGCTGCGCCTACGACGCGCCGCCTCCTCCCGCGCCTTGA